From Loxodonta africana isolate mLoxAfr1 chromosome 2, mLoxAfr1.hap2, whole genome shotgun sequence, the proteins below share one genomic window:
- the LLGL1 gene encoding lethal(2) giant larvae protein homolog 1 isoform X2, translating into MMKFRFRRQGADPQREKLKQELFAFHKTVEHGFPNQPSALAFDPELRIMAIGTRSGAVRIYGAPGVEFTGLHHDAATVTQMHFLPGQGRLLTLLDDNSLHLWEIVPHNGCAHLEETLSFQPPSRPSFDGTSTLPSLSRVTVVLLVDAGDRAALGTEGGSVVFLNVDTLTLLEGQTLAPDEVLRSLPDDCRCGKALGPVESLQGHLQDPNKILIGYSRGLLVIWSQTARCVERVFLGNQLESLCWERSGSTVVSSHSDGSYAVWPADLGSTLVLQPTAATTPYGPFPCKAINKILWRSCESGGHFIIFSGGMPRASYGDRHCVSVLRAETLVTLDFTSRVIDFFTVHSTRPEDEFDDPQALAVLLEEELVVLDLQTPGWPAVPAPYLAPLHSSAITCSAHVANVPAKLWARLVSLGEQQSPQPTSSASSWPITGGRNLAQEPSQRGLLLTGHEDGTVRFWDASGVALRPLYKLSTAGLFQTDFEHTDSLVQAAEDDWPPFRKVGCFDPYSDDPRLGVQKVALCKYTAQMVVAGTAGQVLVLELSDVPTEQAVSVASMDLLQDREGFTWKGHDRLSPSTGPLPWPAGFQPRVLVQCLPPAAVTAVTLHTEWGLVAFGTSHGFGLFDYQRKSPVLARCTLHPNDSLAMEGPLSRVKSLKKSLRQSFRRIRKSRVSGKKRAVNASSKLQEANAQLAEQACPHDVEVTPVQRRIEPRSADDSLSGVVRCLYFADTFLRDAVHHGPTLWAGTNSGSVFAYALEVPVVTTGSKKRPERAVEAVLGKEVQLMHRAPVVAIAVLDGRGRPLPEPYEASRDLAQAPDMQGGHAVLIASEEQFKVFTLPKVSAKTKFKLTAHEGCRVRKVALATFASVVCEDYTETCLACLTNLGDVHVFSVPGLRPQVHYSCIRKEDISGIASCVFTRHGQGFYLISPSEFERFSLSARNITEPLCSLDIRWPRSTTCDSYRLQESPKLSQANGTPGIILAPRSCDRSPSPARSKGAGDTLEPSEATLSPMSVDSATSADTTLDTTGDVTMEDVKDFLSSSEEPQKNLRNVAQDEARACTILIK; encoded by the exons TCAGGAT CTATGGTGCTCCCGGTGTGGAGTTCACAGGTCTGCACCATGATGCAGCCACTGTCACCCAGATGCATTTCCTGCCTGGCCAG GGTCGCCTCTTGACCCTGCTGGACGACAACAGCCTGCATCTCTGGGAGATCGTCCCTCACAATGGCTGTGCCCACCTGGAGGAAACACTCAGCTTCCAGCCACCAAGCCGCCCCAGTTTTGATGGCACCAG CACCCTGCCCAGCCTCTCCCGTGTCACTGTGGTCCTGCTGGTGGATGCTGGCGACAGGGCAGCCCTTGGCACTGAGGGTGGCAGCGTCGTCTTCTTGAACGTGGACACATTGACACTGCTTGAGGGGCAGACCCTTGCCCCTGACGAGGTTCTGCGAAG CCTGCCGGATGACTGCCGATGTGGGAAGGCTCTGGGCCCTGTGGAGTCTCTCCAGGGGCACCTGCAGGACCCCAACAAGATCCTCATAGGCTACAGCCGGGGCCTGTTGGTCATCTGGAGCCAGACTGCACGCTGCGTGGAGCGCGTCTTCTTGGGCAACCAG CTGGAGAGCCTGTGCTGGGAGCGAAGCGGCAGCACCGTTGTCAGCTCCCACAGCGATGGCAGCTACGCCGTCTGGCCTGCAGACTTGGGCAGCACCCTGGTGCTGCAGCCCACAGCAGCCACCACGCCCTATG GTCCCTTCCCCTGCAAAGCCATCAACAAGATTCTGTGGCGAAGCTGTGAATCAGG GGGTCACTTTATCATCTTCAGTGGTGGCATGCCCCGCGCCAGCTATGGGGACCGCCACTGTGTGAGCGTACTTCGAGCTGAGACCCTGGTGACCTTGGACTTCACCTCCCGCGTCATCGACTTCTTCACGGTGCACAGCACGCGGCCCGAGGATG AATTTGATGACCCCCAGGCTCTGGCTGTGCTGCTTGAAGAGGAGCTGGTGGTACTGGACCTGCAAACACCCGGCTGGCCGGCCGTACCTGCCCCATACCTCGCCCCTCTGCACTCATCCGCCATCACCTGCTCGGCCCACGTTGCCAACGTCCCTGCCAAGCTGTGGGCCCGCCTCGTGAGCTTGGGGGAGCAGCAGAGCCCGCAGCCTACCTCCAGTGCCTCG AGCTGGCCCATTACTGGGGGCCGGAACCTGGCCCAGGAGCCATCACAGCGGGGGCTGCTGCTGACCGG CCATGAGGATGGCACTGTGCGCTTTTGGGACGCCTCGGGCGTGGCACTGCGGCCCCTCTACAAGCTGAGCACAGCTGGCCTGTTCCAGACGGACTTTGAGCACACTGACAGCCTGGTCCAGGCTGCCGAGGACGACTGGCCACCCTTTCGCAAG GTGGGCTGCTTTGACCCCTACAGCGACGACCCCCGGCTCGGTGTGCAGAAGGTGGCACTTTGCAAGTACACAGCCCAGATGGTGGTGGCCGGGACTGCGGGCCAG GTGCTGGTGCTGGAGCTGAGTGATGTGCCGACTGAGCAGGCAGTCAGTGTGGCCAGCATGGACCTCCTCCAGGACCGCGAGGGCTTCACATGGAAAGGCCACGACCGGCTGAGCCCCAGCACGGGGCCACTGCCCTGGCCCGCTGGCTTCCAGCCCCGAGTGCTGGTGCAGTGCCTGCCGCCTGCTGCCGTCACAGCTGTCACGCTGCACACTGAGTGGGGCCTCGTGGCCTTTGGCACTAGTCATGGCTTTGGTCTCTTTGACTACCAGCGCAAGAGCCCTGTGCTGGCCAG GTGCACCCTTCACCCCAACGACTCTCTGGCTATGGAGGGGCCGCTCTCACGGGTGAAGTCACTCAAGAAGTCACTGCGTCAGTCTTTTCGGCGCATTCGCAAGAGCCGGGTGTCTGGCAAGAAGCGGGCTGTCAACGCCAGCAGCAAG TTGCAGGAGGCCAACGCGCAGCTGGCGGAGCAGGCCTGCCCCCACGACGTGGAGGTGACACCAGTGCAGCGCCGCATCGAGCCCCGCTCAGCTGACGACTCCCTCTCCGGTGTGGTGCGCTGCCTCTACTTCGCTGACACATTCCTTCGTGATG CTGTCCACCATGGCCCCACCCTGTGGGCTGGCACCAACTCAGGCTCCGTGTTTGCCTACGCGCTGGAGGTGCCAGTGGTGACGACGGGCAGCAAGAAGCGGCCGGAGCGGGCAGTAGAGGCTGTGCTCGGCAAGGAGGTGCAGCTGATGCATCGAGCGCCTGTGGTGGCCATTGCTGTGCTGGATGGGCGTGGCCGCCCACTGCCTGAGCCTTATGAGGCCTCCCGGGACCTGGCACAGGCCCCCGACATGCAGGGCGGCCATGCTGTGCTTATAGCATCTGAGGAGCAGTTCAAG GTGTTCACACTGCCCAAGGTGAGTGCCAAGACCAAGTTCAAGCTGACAGCCCACGAGGGCTGCCGCGTGCGCAAGGTGGCACTGGCCACGTTTGCCAGTGTGGTCTGCGAGGACTATACTGAGACCTGCCTGGCCTGCCTCACCAACTTGGGTGATGTCCACGTCTTCTCGGTGCCTGGCCTGCGGCCCCAGGTGCACTATTCCTGCATCCGGAAGGAGGACATCAGCGGCATCGCCTCCTGTGTCTTCACGCGCCACGGCCAGG GTTTCTACCTGATTTCCCCGTCTGAGTTTGAACGCTTTTCCCTGAGTGCTCGGAACATCACAGAGCCGCTGTGCTCCCTGGACATTCGCTGGCCCCGCAGCACTACCTGTGACAG CTACAGGCTCCAAGAGTCACCCAAGCTGAGCCAGGCCAACGGGACCCCAGGCATCATCCTGGCCCCACGGAGCTGTGACAGGAGCCCCAGCCCTGCCCGAAGCAAGGGAGCCGGGG ACACTCTGGAGCCATCTGAGGCCACACTTTCGCCCATGTCTGTGGACTCAGCCACCAGTGCCGACACCACGCTGGACACCACAGGGGATGTTACTATGGAGGACGTGAAGGATTTCTTGAG CTCTTCAGAGGAACCACAGAAGAATCTGAGGAACGTGGCGCAAGATGAGGCCCGTGCCTGCACCATTCTGATCAAATGA
- the LLGL1 gene encoding lethal(2) giant larvae protein homolog 1 isoform X3, which yields MMKFRFRRQGADPQREKLKQELFAFHKTVEHGFPNQPSALAFDPELRIMAIGTRSGAVRIYGAPGVEFTGLHHDAATVTQMHFLPGQGRLLTLLDDNSLHLWEIVPHNGCAHLEETLSFQPPSRPSFDGTSTLPSLSRVTVVLLVDAGDRAALGTEGGSVVFLNVDTLTLLEGQTLAPDEVLRSLPDDCRCGKALGPVESLQGHLQDPNKILIGYSRGLLVIWSQTARCVERVFLGNQQLESLCWERSGSTVVSSHSDGSYAVWPADLGSTLVLQPTAATTPYGPFPCKAINKILWRSCESGGHFIIFSGGMPRASYGDRHCVSVLRAETLVTLDFTSRVIDFFTVHSTRPEDEFDDPQALAVLLEEELVVLDLQTPGWPAVPAPYLAPLHSSAITCSAHVANVPAKLWARLVSLGEQQSPQPTSSASSWPITGGRNLAQEPSQRGLLLTGHEDGTVRFWDASGVALRPLYKLSTAGLFQTDFEHTDSLVQAAEDDWPPFRKVGCFDPYSDDPRLGVQKVALCKYTAQMVVAGTAGQVLVLELSDVPTEQAVSVASMDLLQDREGFTWKGHDRLSPSTGPLPWPAGFQPRVLVQCLPPAAVTAVTLHTEWGLVAFGTSHGFGLFDYQRKSPVLARCTLHPNDSLAMEGPLSRVKSLKKSLRQSFRRIRKSRVSGKKRAVNASSKLQEANAQLAEQACPHDVEVTPVQRRIEPRSADDSLSGVVRCLYFADTFLRDAVHHGPTLWAGTNSGSVFAYALEVPVVTTGSKKRPERAVEAVLGKEVQLMHRAPVVAIAVLDGRGRPLPEPYEASRDLAQAPDMQGGHAVLIASEEQFKVFTLPKVSAKTKFKLTAHEGCRVRKVALATFASVVCEDYTETCLACLTNLGDVHVFSVPGLRPQVHYSCIRKEDISGIASCVFTRHGQGFYLISPSEFERFSLSARNITEPLCSLDIRWPRSTTCDRLQESPKLSQANGTPGIILAPRSCDRSPSPARSKGAGDTLEPSEATLSPMSVDSATSADTTLDTTGDVTMEDVKDFLSSSEEPQKNLRNVAQDEARACTILIK from the exons TCAGGAT CTATGGTGCTCCCGGTGTGGAGTTCACAGGTCTGCACCATGATGCAGCCACTGTCACCCAGATGCATTTCCTGCCTGGCCAG GGTCGCCTCTTGACCCTGCTGGACGACAACAGCCTGCATCTCTGGGAGATCGTCCCTCACAATGGCTGTGCCCACCTGGAGGAAACACTCAGCTTCCAGCCACCAAGCCGCCCCAGTTTTGATGGCACCAG CACCCTGCCCAGCCTCTCCCGTGTCACTGTGGTCCTGCTGGTGGATGCTGGCGACAGGGCAGCCCTTGGCACTGAGGGTGGCAGCGTCGTCTTCTTGAACGTGGACACATTGACACTGCTTGAGGGGCAGACCCTTGCCCCTGACGAGGTTCTGCGAAG CCTGCCGGATGACTGCCGATGTGGGAAGGCTCTGGGCCCTGTGGAGTCTCTCCAGGGGCACCTGCAGGACCCCAACAAGATCCTCATAGGCTACAGCCGGGGCCTGTTGGTCATCTGGAGCCAGACTGCACGCTGCGTGGAGCGCGTCTTCTTGGGCAACCAG CAGCTGGAGAGCCTGTGCTGGGAGCGAAGCGGCAGCACCGTTGTCAGCTCCCACAGCGATGGCAGCTACGCCGTCTGGCCTGCAGACTTGGGCAGCACCCTGGTGCTGCAGCCCACAGCAGCCACCACGCCCTATG GTCCCTTCCCCTGCAAAGCCATCAACAAGATTCTGTGGCGAAGCTGTGAATCAGG GGGTCACTTTATCATCTTCAGTGGTGGCATGCCCCGCGCCAGCTATGGGGACCGCCACTGTGTGAGCGTACTTCGAGCTGAGACCCTGGTGACCTTGGACTTCACCTCCCGCGTCATCGACTTCTTCACGGTGCACAGCACGCGGCCCGAGGATG AATTTGATGACCCCCAGGCTCTGGCTGTGCTGCTTGAAGAGGAGCTGGTGGTACTGGACCTGCAAACACCCGGCTGGCCGGCCGTACCTGCCCCATACCTCGCCCCTCTGCACTCATCCGCCATCACCTGCTCGGCCCACGTTGCCAACGTCCCTGCCAAGCTGTGGGCCCGCCTCGTGAGCTTGGGGGAGCAGCAGAGCCCGCAGCCTACCTCCAGTGCCTCG AGCTGGCCCATTACTGGGGGCCGGAACCTGGCCCAGGAGCCATCACAGCGGGGGCTGCTGCTGACCGG CCATGAGGATGGCACTGTGCGCTTTTGGGACGCCTCGGGCGTGGCACTGCGGCCCCTCTACAAGCTGAGCACAGCTGGCCTGTTCCAGACGGACTTTGAGCACACTGACAGCCTGGTCCAGGCTGCCGAGGACGACTGGCCACCCTTTCGCAAG GTGGGCTGCTTTGACCCCTACAGCGACGACCCCCGGCTCGGTGTGCAGAAGGTGGCACTTTGCAAGTACACAGCCCAGATGGTGGTGGCCGGGACTGCGGGCCAG GTGCTGGTGCTGGAGCTGAGTGATGTGCCGACTGAGCAGGCAGTCAGTGTGGCCAGCATGGACCTCCTCCAGGACCGCGAGGGCTTCACATGGAAAGGCCACGACCGGCTGAGCCCCAGCACGGGGCCACTGCCCTGGCCCGCTGGCTTCCAGCCCCGAGTGCTGGTGCAGTGCCTGCCGCCTGCTGCCGTCACAGCTGTCACGCTGCACACTGAGTGGGGCCTCGTGGCCTTTGGCACTAGTCATGGCTTTGGTCTCTTTGACTACCAGCGCAAGAGCCCTGTGCTGGCCAG GTGCACCCTTCACCCCAACGACTCTCTGGCTATGGAGGGGCCGCTCTCACGGGTGAAGTCACTCAAGAAGTCACTGCGTCAGTCTTTTCGGCGCATTCGCAAGAGCCGGGTGTCTGGCAAGAAGCGGGCTGTCAACGCCAGCAGCAAG TTGCAGGAGGCCAACGCGCAGCTGGCGGAGCAGGCCTGCCCCCACGACGTGGAGGTGACACCAGTGCAGCGCCGCATCGAGCCCCGCTCAGCTGACGACTCCCTCTCCGGTGTGGTGCGCTGCCTCTACTTCGCTGACACATTCCTTCGTGATG CTGTCCACCATGGCCCCACCCTGTGGGCTGGCACCAACTCAGGCTCCGTGTTTGCCTACGCGCTGGAGGTGCCAGTGGTGACGACGGGCAGCAAGAAGCGGCCGGAGCGGGCAGTAGAGGCTGTGCTCGGCAAGGAGGTGCAGCTGATGCATCGAGCGCCTGTGGTGGCCATTGCTGTGCTGGATGGGCGTGGCCGCCCACTGCCTGAGCCTTATGAGGCCTCCCGGGACCTGGCACAGGCCCCCGACATGCAGGGCGGCCATGCTGTGCTTATAGCATCTGAGGAGCAGTTCAAG GTGTTCACACTGCCCAAGGTGAGTGCCAAGACCAAGTTCAAGCTGACAGCCCACGAGGGCTGCCGCGTGCGCAAGGTGGCACTGGCCACGTTTGCCAGTGTGGTCTGCGAGGACTATACTGAGACCTGCCTGGCCTGCCTCACCAACTTGGGTGATGTCCACGTCTTCTCGGTGCCTGGCCTGCGGCCCCAGGTGCACTATTCCTGCATCCGGAAGGAGGACATCAGCGGCATCGCCTCCTGTGTCTTCACGCGCCACGGCCAGG GTTTCTACCTGATTTCCCCGTCTGAGTTTGAACGCTTTTCCCTGAGTGCTCGGAACATCACAGAGCCGCTGTGCTCCCTGGACATTCGCTGGCCCCGCAGCACTACCTGTGACAG GCTCCAAGAGTCACCCAAGCTGAGCCAGGCCAACGGGACCCCAGGCATCATCCTGGCCCCACGGAGCTGTGACAGGAGCCCCAGCCCTGCCCGAAGCAAGGGAGCCGGGG ACACTCTGGAGCCATCTGAGGCCACACTTTCGCCCATGTCTGTGGACTCAGCCACCAGTGCCGACACCACGCTGGACACCACAGGGGATGTTACTATGGAGGACGTGAAGGATTTCTTGAG CTCTTCAGAGGAACCACAGAAGAATCTGAGGAACGTGGCGCAAGATGAGGCCCGTGCCTGCACCATTCTGATCAAATGA
- the LLGL1 gene encoding lethal(2) giant larvae protein homolog 1 isoform X1 translates to MMKFRFRRQGADPQREKLKQELFAFHKTVEHGFPNQPSALAFDPELRIMAIGTRSGAVRIYGAPGVEFTGLHHDAATVTQMHFLPGQGRLLTLLDDNSLHLWEIVPHNGCAHLEETLSFQPPSRPSFDGTSTLPSLSRVTVVLLVDAGDRAALGTEGGSVVFLNVDTLTLLEGQTLAPDEVLRSLPDDCRCGKALGPVESLQGHLQDPNKILIGYSRGLLVIWSQTARCVERVFLGNQQLESLCWERSGSTVVSSHSDGSYAVWPADLGSTLVLQPTAATTPYGPFPCKAINKILWRSCESGGHFIIFSGGMPRASYGDRHCVSVLRAETLVTLDFTSRVIDFFTVHSTRPEDEFDDPQALAVLLEEELVVLDLQTPGWPAVPAPYLAPLHSSAITCSAHVANVPAKLWARLVSLGEQQSPQPTSSASSWPITGGRNLAQEPSQRGLLLTGHEDGTVRFWDASGVALRPLYKLSTAGLFQTDFEHTDSLVQAAEDDWPPFRKVGCFDPYSDDPRLGVQKVALCKYTAQMVVAGTAGQVLVLELSDVPTEQAVSVASMDLLQDREGFTWKGHDRLSPSTGPLPWPAGFQPRVLVQCLPPAAVTAVTLHTEWGLVAFGTSHGFGLFDYQRKSPVLARCTLHPNDSLAMEGPLSRVKSLKKSLRQSFRRIRKSRVSGKKRAVNASSKLQEANAQLAEQACPHDVEVTPVQRRIEPRSADDSLSGVVRCLYFADTFLRDAVHHGPTLWAGTNSGSVFAYALEVPVVTTGSKKRPERAVEAVLGKEVQLMHRAPVVAIAVLDGRGRPLPEPYEASRDLAQAPDMQGGHAVLIASEEQFKVFTLPKVSAKTKFKLTAHEGCRVRKVALATFASVVCEDYTETCLACLTNLGDVHVFSVPGLRPQVHYSCIRKEDISGIASCVFTRHGQGFYLISPSEFERFSLSARNITEPLCSLDIRWPRSTTCDSYRLQESPKLSQANGTPGIILAPRSCDRSPSPARSKGAGDTLEPSEATLSPMSVDSATSADTTLDTTGDVTMEDVKDFLSSSEEPQKNLRNVAQDEARACTILIK, encoded by the exons TCAGGAT CTATGGTGCTCCCGGTGTGGAGTTCACAGGTCTGCACCATGATGCAGCCACTGTCACCCAGATGCATTTCCTGCCTGGCCAG GGTCGCCTCTTGACCCTGCTGGACGACAACAGCCTGCATCTCTGGGAGATCGTCCCTCACAATGGCTGTGCCCACCTGGAGGAAACACTCAGCTTCCAGCCACCAAGCCGCCCCAGTTTTGATGGCACCAG CACCCTGCCCAGCCTCTCCCGTGTCACTGTGGTCCTGCTGGTGGATGCTGGCGACAGGGCAGCCCTTGGCACTGAGGGTGGCAGCGTCGTCTTCTTGAACGTGGACACATTGACACTGCTTGAGGGGCAGACCCTTGCCCCTGACGAGGTTCTGCGAAG CCTGCCGGATGACTGCCGATGTGGGAAGGCTCTGGGCCCTGTGGAGTCTCTCCAGGGGCACCTGCAGGACCCCAACAAGATCCTCATAGGCTACAGCCGGGGCCTGTTGGTCATCTGGAGCCAGACTGCACGCTGCGTGGAGCGCGTCTTCTTGGGCAACCAG CAGCTGGAGAGCCTGTGCTGGGAGCGAAGCGGCAGCACCGTTGTCAGCTCCCACAGCGATGGCAGCTACGCCGTCTGGCCTGCAGACTTGGGCAGCACCCTGGTGCTGCAGCCCACAGCAGCCACCACGCCCTATG GTCCCTTCCCCTGCAAAGCCATCAACAAGATTCTGTGGCGAAGCTGTGAATCAGG GGGTCACTTTATCATCTTCAGTGGTGGCATGCCCCGCGCCAGCTATGGGGACCGCCACTGTGTGAGCGTACTTCGAGCTGAGACCCTGGTGACCTTGGACTTCACCTCCCGCGTCATCGACTTCTTCACGGTGCACAGCACGCGGCCCGAGGATG AATTTGATGACCCCCAGGCTCTGGCTGTGCTGCTTGAAGAGGAGCTGGTGGTACTGGACCTGCAAACACCCGGCTGGCCGGCCGTACCTGCCCCATACCTCGCCCCTCTGCACTCATCCGCCATCACCTGCTCGGCCCACGTTGCCAACGTCCCTGCCAAGCTGTGGGCCCGCCTCGTGAGCTTGGGGGAGCAGCAGAGCCCGCAGCCTACCTCCAGTGCCTCG AGCTGGCCCATTACTGGGGGCCGGAACCTGGCCCAGGAGCCATCACAGCGGGGGCTGCTGCTGACCGG CCATGAGGATGGCACTGTGCGCTTTTGGGACGCCTCGGGCGTGGCACTGCGGCCCCTCTACAAGCTGAGCACAGCTGGCCTGTTCCAGACGGACTTTGAGCACACTGACAGCCTGGTCCAGGCTGCCGAGGACGACTGGCCACCCTTTCGCAAG GTGGGCTGCTTTGACCCCTACAGCGACGACCCCCGGCTCGGTGTGCAGAAGGTGGCACTTTGCAAGTACACAGCCCAGATGGTGGTGGCCGGGACTGCGGGCCAG GTGCTGGTGCTGGAGCTGAGTGATGTGCCGACTGAGCAGGCAGTCAGTGTGGCCAGCATGGACCTCCTCCAGGACCGCGAGGGCTTCACATGGAAAGGCCACGACCGGCTGAGCCCCAGCACGGGGCCACTGCCCTGGCCCGCTGGCTTCCAGCCCCGAGTGCTGGTGCAGTGCCTGCCGCCTGCTGCCGTCACAGCTGTCACGCTGCACACTGAGTGGGGCCTCGTGGCCTTTGGCACTAGTCATGGCTTTGGTCTCTTTGACTACCAGCGCAAGAGCCCTGTGCTGGCCAG GTGCACCCTTCACCCCAACGACTCTCTGGCTATGGAGGGGCCGCTCTCACGGGTGAAGTCACTCAAGAAGTCACTGCGTCAGTCTTTTCGGCGCATTCGCAAGAGCCGGGTGTCTGGCAAGAAGCGGGCTGTCAACGCCAGCAGCAAG TTGCAGGAGGCCAACGCGCAGCTGGCGGAGCAGGCCTGCCCCCACGACGTGGAGGTGACACCAGTGCAGCGCCGCATCGAGCCCCGCTCAGCTGACGACTCCCTCTCCGGTGTGGTGCGCTGCCTCTACTTCGCTGACACATTCCTTCGTGATG CTGTCCACCATGGCCCCACCCTGTGGGCTGGCACCAACTCAGGCTCCGTGTTTGCCTACGCGCTGGAGGTGCCAGTGGTGACGACGGGCAGCAAGAAGCGGCCGGAGCGGGCAGTAGAGGCTGTGCTCGGCAAGGAGGTGCAGCTGATGCATCGAGCGCCTGTGGTGGCCATTGCTGTGCTGGATGGGCGTGGCCGCCCACTGCCTGAGCCTTATGAGGCCTCCCGGGACCTGGCACAGGCCCCCGACATGCAGGGCGGCCATGCTGTGCTTATAGCATCTGAGGAGCAGTTCAAG GTGTTCACACTGCCCAAGGTGAGTGCCAAGACCAAGTTCAAGCTGACAGCCCACGAGGGCTGCCGCGTGCGCAAGGTGGCACTGGCCACGTTTGCCAGTGTGGTCTGCGAGGACTATACTGAGACCTGCCTGGCCTGCCTCACCAACTTGGGTGATGTCCACGTCTTCTCGGTGCCTGGCCTGCGGCCCCAGGTGCACTATTCCTGCATCCGGAAGGAGGACATCAGCGGCATCGCCTCCTGTGTCTTCACGCGCCACGGCCAGG GTTTCTACCTGATTTCCCCGTCTGAGTTTGAACGCTTTTCCCTGAGTGCTCGGAACATCACAGAGCCGCTGTGCTCCCTGGACATTCGCTGGCCCCGCAGCACTACCTGTGACAG CTACAGGCTCCAAGAGTCACCCAAGCTGAGCCAGGCCAACGGGACCCCAGGCATCATCCTGGCCCCACGGAGCTGTGACAGGAGCCCCAGCCCTGCCCGAAGCAAGGGAGCCGGGG ACACTCTGGAGCCATCTGAGGCCACACTTTCGCCCATGTCTGTGGACTCAGCCACCAGTGCCGACACCACGCTGGACACCACAGGGGATGTTACTATGGAGGACGTGAAGGATTTCTTGAG CTCTTCAGAGGAACCACAGAAGAATCTGAGGAACGTGGCGCAAGATGAGGCCCGTGCCTGCACCATTCTGATCAAATGA